A genomic segment from bacterium encodes:
- a CDS encoding ATP-binding protein — translation MSAPLDDSRRLGPDALRRTCDAASLGFKTTAELQSDVSPRLVGQPRAVQALDFGMRIDQPGYNIFISGPSGTGRMTFARTAVQDAAKEGRVPPDWCYVRNFASPSQPIAIMLPPGLGRKFQHDVRELLVEIREGLRQAFTSELYERRRADVVKRYEQRVGQIWENLETEARGKGLMLQRTPTGIATVPVDLQGKPVPEEVFNQLPEADRTKLQQRTTELGDSVTEALRQVRALEREGREALRDLERQTAQYMIDAPIQRLREQYADHPRVLAFFDAAKQDMLDHLAEITQTGDDEGQRPPELPGMPRRDPVARYQVNLLVDHADTKGAPVIVETNPTYYNLVGRAELRVEFGALVTDLSMIKPGALHLANGGYLILLVRDVLTSPFAYEGLKRALRGGEIRIESLGEAAGALPTATLRPDPIPVNIKVILVGTPDLYHLLYALDEDFEQLFKIRADFDVVVERTPETMREYARVITGIARRCGVCEFDAQAVAEVIDHGTRVAGEQGKLSTRFNEVTEIVFEAAAWAKKAGRDIVTREDVKRAVEQKAHRSNLIEEKIREAIENGQILVDTDGAVAGQINGLAVLQLGDYAFGQPSRITARVYVGSRGVVNIERETQMSGRIHSKGVFVLSSFFASRFAQQAPLSLSASLAFEQLYSEVDGDSASSTELYALLSELAGAPISQGIATTGSVNQRGEIQPIGGVNEKIEGFYLTCKARGLTGRQGVIIPHQNVRNLMLRAEVVDAVREGRFHVWTARTIDDGIEILTGVPAGTPDKDGNYPAGTINGRVQRRLADLAQRLQKFGDRREVRETIIMQGGPATPPPPGPPPGPPEPPPPGTPPPEPPPPVPPRPGAPSTENAPQDR, via the coding sequence ATGTCAGCTCCACTCGATGACAGCCGGCGACTCGGCCCGGACGCGCTCCGCCGCACCTGCGACGCCGCGAGTCTCGGCTTCAAGACCACCGCCGAACTGCAGTCGGACGTGAGTCCGCGGCTGGTAGGCCAGCCGCGCGCGGTGCAGGCGCTCGACTTCGGCATGCGCATCGACCAGCCGGGCTACAACATTTTCATCAGCGGGCCGTCCGGCACGGGACGCATGACCTTCGCGCGCACGGCCGTCCAGGACGCCGCGAAGGAGGGGCGCGTCCCGCCGGACTGGTGCTACGTCCGCAACTTCGCCTCCCCGAGCCAGCCAATCGCGATCATGCTGCCGCCCGGACTCGGCCGCAAGTTCCAGCACGACGTACGGGAACTGCTCGTCGAGATCCGGGAAGGCCTCCGCCAGGCGTTCACGAGCGAACTGTACGAACGCCGGCGCGCCGACGTCGTGAAGCGCTACGAGCAGCGGGTCGGCCAGATCTGGGAGAACCTCGAGACCGAGGCCCGCGGCAAGGGCCTCATGCTGCAGCGCACCCCGACGGGCATCGCGACGGTGCCGGTCGATCTGCAGGGCAAGCCGGTGCCGGAAGAGGTGTTCAACCAACTGCCGGAGGCCGACCGGACGAAGCTGCAGCAGCGCACGACCGAACTCGGCGATTCCGTGACCGAGGCGCTGCGGCAGGTGCGGGCGCTCGAACGGGAGGGCCGCGAAGCACTCCGCGACCTCGAGCGGCAGACGGCCCAATACATGATCGACGCGCCGATCCAACGGCTCCGCGAGCAGTACGCGGACCACCCGCGGGTGCTCGCGTTCTTCGACGCCGCCAAGCAGGACATGCTCGACCATCTCGCCGAGATCACGCAAACCGGCGACGACGAGGGCCAGCGCCCCCCGGAGTTGCCCGGCATGCCGCGGCGGGACCCGGTCGCGCGCTACCAGGTCAACCTGCTCGTCGACCACGCGGACACGAAGGGCGCGCCCGTGATCGTCGAGACGAACCCCACGTATTACAATCTCGTCGGCCGGGCGGAGCTGCGCGTCGAGTTCGGGGCCCTCGTCACGGACCTCAGCATGATCAAGCCGGGGGCGCTGCACCTCGCGAACGGCGGCTACCTCATCCTGCTCGTCCGCGACGTGCTGACGAGCCCGTTCGCCTACGAGGGCCTCAAGCGAGCGCTGCGCGGCGGCGAAATCCGGATCGAGTCGCTTGGGGAGGCCGCCGGCGCCTTGCCGACGGCGACCCTGCGCCCCGACCCGATCCCGGTCAACATCAAGGTCATCCTCGTCGGGACCCCCGATCTCTACCACCTGCTGTACGCGCTCGACGAAGACTTCGAGCAGCTGTTCAAGATCCGGGCGGACTTCGACGTCGTGGTCGAGCGCACGCCCGAGACGATGCGCGAGTACGCGCGCGTGATCACCGGCATCGCCCGGCGCTGCGGGGTCTGCGAGTTCGACGCCCAGGCGGTGGCCGAGGTGATCGACCACGGCACCCGCGTCGCGGGCGAGCAGGGCAAATTGAGCACACGCTTCAACGAGGTCACGGAAATCGTCTTCGAGGCGGCGGCCTGGGCCAAGAAGGCCGGCCGGGACATCGTCACGCGGGAAGACGTGAAGCGGGCTGTGGAACAGAAGGCGCATCGCAGCAACCTGATCGAGGAGAAGATCCGCGAGGCGATCGAGAACGGCCAGATCCTCGTCGACACGGACGGCGCGGTGGCCGGCCAGATCAACGGGCTCGCGGTGCTCCAACTGGGGGACTATGCGTTCGGGCAGCCGAGCCGGATCACCGCCCGCGTGTACGTCGGCTCGCGGGGCGTCGTCAACATCGAGCGGGAGACGCAGATGTCCGGGCGGATCCACAGCAAGGGCGTCTTCGTCCTCTCGTCGTTCTTCGCCAGCCGGTTCGCGCAGCAGGCGCCCCTCAGCCTCTCCGCCTCGCTCGCCTTCGAGCAGCTGTACTCCGAGGTCGACGGCGACAGCGCAAGCTCGACCGAGCTCTACGCGCTGCTGAGCGAACTCGCCGGCGCCCCGATCAGCCAGGGCATCGCCACGACCGGCTCTGTGAACCAGCGAGGCGAGATCCAGCCGATCGGCGGCGTGAACGAAAAGATCGAGGGCTTCTACCTGACGTGCAAGGCGCGCGGCCTGACCGGCCGCCAGGGCGTCATCATCCCGCACCAGAACGTCCGCAACCTGATGCTGCGCGCCGAGGTGGTGGACGCGGTGCGCGAAGGCCGATTCCACGTCTGGACCGCACGGACGATCGACGACGGGATCGAGATCCTGACCGGCGTCCCGGCCGGGACGCCGGACAAGGACGGCAACTATCCGGCCGGCACGATCAACGGCCGGGTCCAGCGCCGGCTCGCGGATCTGGCGCAGCGGCTCCAGAAATTCGGGGACCGCCGCGAGGTGCGCGAAACGATTATCATGCAGGGCGGACCCGCGACGCCACCGCCGCCGGGACCGCCGCCCGGCCCGCCCGAACCGCCTCCGCCCGGCACTCCGCCGCCCGAGCCGCCGCCGCCGGTTCCGCCGCGTCCCGGCGCGCCGTCCACGGAGAACGCGCCCCAAGACCGGTAG
- a CDS encoding TrbC/VirB2 family protein yields MIVLSGTTRVYAQTPGAGGDLFAPLTNLFNQAALSLSGAFGLAYATAALLVAGAVIIADHRNGIRNALWVIIGSVVLFFGGQIIRMIHG; encoded by the coding sequence GTGATCGTCCTGTCCGGGACGACACGCGTTTACGCTCAGACGCCCGGCGCCGGCGGTGATCTCTTTGCACCGCTCACCAATCTCTTCAACCAGGCGGCCCTGAGTCTGTCGGGAGCGTTCGGGCTGGCTTATGCGACGGCGGCGCTGCTCGTCGCCGGCGCGGTGATCATTGCCGATCATCGTAACGGCATCCGGAACGCCCTGTGGGTGATCATCGGTTCCGTAGTATTGTTCTTCGGCGGGCAGATTATTCGGATGATCCACGGGTAG
- a CDS encoding TraC family protein, producing MWPFEPPGNLTRELPYWTIRDGAVVLRDGSYRLGFELRLPGTELWDAAQLARSNDQLRTLFNAAVPEGECLRVLLEVHDDCREVLHAHAQVPARPQQERVLELHRRRTAALAAEHDAGRFANYRLVLDLSYHPPRRARRWWTSVDAETYRIHQVELHALREVMTTHCARCGFSACPLDDGGLSAVIWRFFNPGRKRRDRAPSAPVDISLEIPRRLLQTEPSFGRGSLRTALVRSDLHRRWDFLWMDGCAHAVVAMDVLPDRPTTPNLIAPLLELPGSYWLIVEAWNDRRSEQLKRLELKSRLSRQAVLAQDGGDSNARAVEQQVAGALDVMQLTGERVMRVGAAVVVQEPSPERTREAARRALDAFRQIPGVDARIESVALRRQFFQLAPFSGLPNERLLRMLTSNAADFFPCAAPWRGAERPVCLFTTRAHSLVALDPFDPRLPSWNAVVVGESGGGKTHFALAWLSRLLVLEPVVFIVDKGGAYRTFCHVYGGQHVHIDPGADVSINPFALLPGETEPDPAHLGLLRALIALMVAEPGEAPGRREMALIDDAIRQAYARAGGAPVFLHDVCHTLRTFEQAGARGAGTDDWRTAADLAGRLDLWIHDGVYGRLLDRPSTMDLRADIVCFDTEGLDEQYPELAPIVALLANHLIYQRVRSDRGRLKYVVSDETWASLLNRVAAESLVGMFRRFRKFGAGIMAISQRLGDFENEHARGILENAPLKVLTRAADIDRVAPLLNLNDQHRMLWKSLTQRPGVLNEVLVLLDLLEGREGGVVVLREIPEDYLIGTTTAAECLERDRLAAKIGAWPAIDELARRRRERCGSVG from the coding sequence ATGTGGCCGTTTGAACCGCCCGGAAATCTGACGCGTGAGCTGCCGTACTGGACCATCCGGGACGGCGCCGTCGTGCTTCGTGACGGTAGCTACCGGTTGGGGTTCGAGCTCAGGCTTCCGGGAACGGAATTGTGGGATGCTGCGCAGCTCGCCCGTAGCAACGACCAGCTTCGAACTTTGTTCAATGCAGCGGTCCCGGAAGGTGAATGTCTCCGCGTACTGCTCGAAGTGCACGACGATTGCCGCGAGGTGCTTCACGCCCATGCCCAAGTTCCCGCGCGCCCGCAGCAGGAGCGTGTGTTGGAGCTCCACCGACGCCGGACGGCTGCGCTCGCCGCCGAGCACGATGCCGGCCGCTTCGCGAACTACCGGCTCGTACTGGACCTGTCGTATCATCCTCCGCGGCGTGCGCGGCGCTGGTGGACGTCGGTGGACGCCGAGACCTACCGGATCCACCAAGTCGAGCTGCACGCGCTTCGGGAAGTAATGACGACACACTGCGCGCGCTGCGGGTTTAGCGCCTGCCCGCTCGATGATGGCGGACTCTCCGCCGTGATTTGGCGGTTCTTCAACCCCGGCCGAAAGAGGCGGGATAGAGCGCCGTCGGCCCCGGTAGACATCTCGCTCGAAATCCCCCGGCGGCTCCTGCAAACGGAGCCGTCGTTTGGCCGCGGCTCCCTGCGAACGGCGCTGGTGCGATCCGACCTCCACCGTCGATGGGATTTCTTGTGGATGGACGGGTGTGCCCACGCGGTCGTCGCGATGGACGTCCTGCCCGATCGACCCACGACGCCGAACCTCATCGCCCCGTTGCTCGAACTGCCCGGCTCCTACTGGCTCATTGTGGAAGCTTGGAACGACCGGCGGTCCGAGCAACTGAAGCGCCTCGAGTTGAAGAGCCGCTTGAGCCGTCAGGCAGTGCTCGCTCAGGACGGCGGAGATTCGAATGCGCGAGCCGTCGAGCAGCAGGTGGCCGGGGCTCTGGACGTGATGCAGCTGACCGGCGAGCGCGTGATGCGGGTCGGCGCGGCAGTCGTAGTCCAGGAACCGAGCCCCGAGCGGACGCGTGAGGCCGCCCGCCGGGCCCTTGACGCGTTCCGACAAATTCCCGGCGTGGACGCGCGCATTGAATCGGTCGCGCTTCGACGACAGTTCTTTCAACTGGCGCCCTTCAGCGGACTGCCCAACGAACGGTTGCTTCGCATGCTGACAAGCAACGCCGCCGATTTCTTCCCATGCGCAGCGCCCTGGCGCGGAGCCGAACGCCCGGTGTGTCTGTTCACGACCCGCGCGCATAGTCTCGTTGCGCTCGATCCGTTCGACCCGCGCCTTCCGTCGTGGAACGCCGTCGTGGTCGGCGAGTCCGGAGGCGGCAAAACTCACTTTGCCCTCGCCTGGCTGTCTCGCCTGTTGGTGCTCGAGCCCGTCGTGTTCATCGTGGACAAGGGCGGCGCCTACCGGACCTTTTGCCACGTGTACGGCGGCCAGCACGTGCATATCGATCCGGGCGCAGACGTGTCGATCAATCCGTTCGCGCTGCTGCCCGGAGAAACCGAACCCGATCCCGCGCATCTCGGGCTACTCCGGGCGCTGATCGCGCTGATGGTTGCGGAGCCCGGCGAGGCGCCGGGGCGCAGGGAAATGGCACTGATCGACGACGCGATCCGGCAGGCGTACGCGCGTGCCGGCGGCGCGCCGGTCTTTCTTCATGATGTGTGCCACACGCTGCGGACATTCGAGCAGGCGGGCGCACGGGGGGCGGGGACCGACGATTGGCGTACGGCGGCGGACCTTGCCGGGCGCTTGGATCTGTGGATCCACGATGGCGTGTACGGGCGTCTGCTCGACCGGCCGTCCACGATGGATTTGCGGGCCGATATCGTCTGCTTCGACACCGAGGGCCTCGATGAACAATACCCGGAACTCGCGCCGATTGTCGCGCTGCTCGCGAACCATCTGATCTATCAGCGCGTGCGTTCCGACCGCGGCCGTCTCAAGTATGTCGTGAGCGATGAAACATGGGCGTCGTTGCTCAACCGGGTCGCGGCGGAGTCCCTCGTCGGGATGTTTCGCCGGTTTCGGAAATTTGGTGCCGGGATTATGGCCATCAGCCAAAGACTGGGTGACTTCGAGAACGAACACGCGCGCGGGATTTTGGAGAACGCGCCGCTCAAGGTGCTGACGCGAGCGGCCGATATCGACCGCGTGGCGCCGCTTCTCAATCTCAACGACCAACACCGGATGCTGTGGAAAAGTCTCACGCAGCGGCCCGGTGTGCTCAACGAAGTGCTCGTGCTCCTCGACCTACTGGAGGGGCGGGAGGGCGGCGTCGTCGTTCTGCGCGAGATTCCCGAAGACTATCTGATCGGCACGACGACCGCGGCCGAATGCCTCGAGCGCGACCGCCTCGCTGCGAAAATCGGCGCATGGCCGGCCATTGACGAGCTGGCGCGTCGGCGGAGGGAACGATGTGGATCCGTAGGATGA
- a CDS encoding type IV secretion system DNA-binding domain-containing protein, with the protein MSVRSSASRDARFARRRELCRRLRPSLTAWFPLGYLPPWPAALAWWRRFSRSAAPACLRGPRLCLPAADLARHVLITGLTGAHKTTAVILPALADAAAAGVSAVAFDLKYGERDSLAGAIPEWWRHGRAVLVYAPLDGASLRWNPLGACRSMGDAYALAVHLFPDDARETADFGYWTGAERHVCAALVWGVVTDGGAPSIARLRALAEAGPDAVVAYLRRHPRAGEINARLGAYGAMLPKDRAGILQGIAARLEPWADERVALSTADPGDNQAPDAISLARLRREPTLLLIGVPQAALLRLRPVCQLFMRMLAAEMLQPRGGDETVPVVYVLEELPAWGPLPGLADHLATFRSRDVAIVATVQSEAQGEAVYGASGWAAISANFVTKIYLSSLADPDAERLSHALGTTTVARTSHSRVWGGNGRRDAAQTHLVEVPLSKPEDLQGIDTAEDEILLRCSRLPPARLWCPPFHARFPYAGLIPEIAPSTVEIAIRHRLRSSGDALTASPKGAMPAPVEAGGAVLPVVAADDADTLNGFVRALLGSDRDGPDPHVVCRGDRAVEVRVQPAVAFRLLGGRERAPAVVHRWVALRWVRRVQPLFVLERRAVEALEPQLLRRLVTHMGRHTRLT; encoded by the coding sequence ATGTCGGTCCGTTCATCCGCTTCACGAGACGCCCGTTTTGCGCGACGTCGCGAACTCTGCCGGCGCCTTCGGCCGTCCCTGACGGCGTGGTTCCCGCTGGGTTACCTTCCTCCGTGGCCGGCGGCCCTCGCCTGGTGGCGCCGGTTCTCGCGATCCGCGGCGCCGGCGTGCCTGCGCGGTCCTCGCCTGTGTCTGCCCGCCGCGGATCTCGCAAGACACGTCTTGATCACTGGACTTACCGGCGCCCACAAGACGACCGCGGTCATACTGCCGGCGCTTGCGGATGCGGCGGCGGCGGGTGTGTCGGCCGTGGCTTTTGATCTCAAGTACGGCGAACGCGACAGCCTCGCCGGCGCGATTCCGGAGTGGTGGCGCCACGGCCGCGCCGTGCTCGTCTACGCTCCGCTGGACGGCGCCTCCCTGCGGTGGAATCCGCTCGGCGCATGCCGCTCGATGGGCGACGCCTATGCGCTTGCGGTGCACCTCTTTCCCGACGATGCTCGGGAAACGGCGGACTTCGGTTATTGGACGGGCGCCGAGCGGCACGTCTGCGCGGCGCTCGTTTGGGGCGTGGTGACGGACGGCGGCGCGCCCTCCATCGCGCGCCTGCGTGCGCTTGCCGAGGCCGGCCCGGACGCGGTCGTCGCGTATCTCCGCCGGCATCCGCGCGCAGGAGAGATCAACGCGCGCCTCGGTGCCTATGGCGCCATGCTGCCGAAAGACCGGGCGGGCATCCTGCAGGGAATCGCAGCCCGCCTGGAGCCGTGGGCTGACGAACGTGTTGCTTTGTCCACCGCGGATCCCGGCGACAATCAGGCGCCGGACGCGATTTCACTCGCGCGGCTGCGCCGCGAGCCGACACTGCTGCTGATCGGGGTGCCGCAGGCCGCCCTCTTACGGCTCCGTCCCGTTTGTCAGCTCTTCATGCGGATGCTCGCCGCGGAGATGCTGCAGCCGCGCGGGGGTGACGAGACGGTTCCGGTGGTGTACGTCCTCGAAGAGCTGCCGGCGTGGGGTCCGCTGCCCGGTCTGGCGGACCATTTGGCGACGTTCCGGAGCCGCGACGTGGCCATTGTCGCGACGGTGCAGAGCGAGGCTCAGGGCGAAGCCGTCTATGGGGCAAGCGGCTGGGCGGCGATCTCGGCCAATTTCGTTACGAAGATCTACTTGTCGTCATTGGCGGATCCGGACGCGGAACGCTTGAGCCACGCCCTCGGCACGACAACGGTTGCGCGGACGTCGCACAGTCGGGTCTGGGGTGGAAACGGCCGTCGGGACGCCGCGCAGACGCACCTGGTGGAGGTACCGCTCAGCAAGCCTGAGGACCTTCAAGGCATCGACACGGCGGAGGATGAGATCTTGCTGCGGTGCTCCCGTCTGCCGCCGGCGCGCTTGTGGTGTCCGCCGTTTCACGCGCGTTTCCCGTACGCGGGGCTGATTCCGGAGATCGCCCCGTCGACCGTGGAGATTGCGATCAGGCATCGGCTCCGGTCGTCGGGCGACGCGCTCACAGCGTCGCCCAAGGGAGCGATGCCGGCTCCCGTCGAGGCGGGCGGCGCTGTTCTTCCTGTGGTTGCGGCTGACGATGCCGACACTCTGAACGGTTTCGTCCGAGCTCTCCTGGGCAGCGACCGCGATGGCCCCGATCCTCATGTTGTGTGTCGCGGAGATCGCGCGGTTGAGGTGCGGGTCCAACCCGCGGTGGCTTTTCGGTTGTTGGGCGGGCGCGAGAGAGCGCCGGCGGTTGTGCACCGATGGGTAGCCCTTCGGTGGGTGCGACGCGTGCAGCCGCTCTTTGTGCTCGAGCGACGCGCGGTGGAGGCGTTGGAGCCGCAGCTACTGCGCCGCCTTGTCACTCACATGGGCCGGCACACGCGGTTGACCTGA
- a CDS encoding DEAD/DEAH box helicase, which translates to MDVARVLADVRRDPRYRDQIVHEEAFAARSARYAEPARPLSAPLADALSRRGVTRLFTHQAAALDTIRDGESVIVTTSTASGKTLCYLLPVLEELVRDPDARALFIYPTKALAQDQADAIGEFASLLPGLIYGTYDGDTPAEERRRLRQAGRVLLTNPDMLHVGILPQHFRWWRPFLKSLRYVVLDDMHVYRGVFGSHVGLVLRRLWRTCRVHGSAPQVICTSATIANPQEFGSRLTGRPLRLVDDDGAPRGPRRFVLWNPPVVARREMRRRSPYSEAAWLLASLVRRSARTIVFTKARKITELVYKYATDALSDAPALASQLSPYRAGYLAKDRRAIEQRLFRGELLGVVSTSALELGIDVGALDAAVLVGYPGTMASVWQRTGRAGRGTEASLSVLIGLEDALDQYLMRRPAYFFGRPVEHATVDPDNPYILAAHLRCAAAELALDVRDEALFGPRMAEVARALEGLGELVRRREKWHPRTRAYPARQVDIRAASGDAYRIVEAESRRLLGTVDSSRAFEQVHPGAIYLHQGEAYRVLRLDFETHHALVERDDGGYYTEARVLTDLTITGERASRPLGSSGVTACFGDVCVTQQVIEYRRKQLASETVLGVHPLEMPEEELRTTALWLVLPPAVAAGVGDRGLDLAGGIHAVEHAAIGILPLFAMCDRWDIGGVSYPVHPETGRATIFIYDGYPGGVGVTEKGYDLLDGLLARTLEVIESCPCEAGCPSCIQSPKCGNLNEPLDKAAAVHLLRGLLREAAPPATR; encoded by the coding sequence GTGGATGTTGCCCGCGTCCTTGCCGACGTCCGCCGCGACCCTCGCTATCGCGATCAGATCGTGCACGAGGAGGCGTTTGCGGCCCGATCCGCGCGGTACGCGGAGCCGGCGCGGCCGCTTTCCGCGCCGCTCGCCGATGCACTGAGCCGGCGCGGCGTGACGCGGCTCTTCACGCACCAGGCGGCGGCGCTCGACACGATCCGCGACGGCGAGTCGGTCATCGTCACGACCAGCACGGCGAGCGGCAAGACGCTCTGCTACCTGCTGCCTGTGCTCGAGGAGCTCGTCCGCGACCCCGACGCCCGGGCGCTCTTCATCTATCCGACCAAGGCGCTCGCCCAGGACCAGGCGGACGCGATCGGCGAGTTTGCGTCGCTGCTCCCCGGTTTGATCTACGGGACCTATGACGGCGATACGCCGGCGGAGGAACGCCGGCGCCTGCGCCAGGCCGGCCGCGTGCTCCTGACCAATCCCGACATGCTGCACGTCGGGATCCTCCCGCAGCACTTCCGGTGGTGGCGGCCGTTTCTCAAGTCGCTGCGGTACGTCGTGCTCGACGACATGCACGTCTACCGCGGCGTCTTCGGCAGCCACGTCGGGCTCGTGCTGCGCCGCTTGTGGCGGACCTGCCGGGTGCACGGGTCCGCGCCGCAGGTCATCTGCACCTCGGCGACGATCGCGAACCCGCAGGAGTTCGGGAGCCGGCTCACCGGCCGGCCCCTGCGGCTCGTGGACGACGACGGAGCACCGCGCGGGCCTCGCCGGTTCGTGCTCTGGAACCCGCCGGTCGTTGCGCGCCGCGAAATGCGGCGGCGCAGCCCGTACTCGGAAGCGGCGTGGCTGCTCGCGTCGCTCGTCCGCCGGTCCGCCCGCACCATCGTGTTCACGAAGGCGCGGAAAATCACCGAGCTGGTCTACAAGTACGCGACCGATGCGCTCTCGGACGCGCCGGCGCTCGCCTCGCAGTTGAGCCCGTATCGCGCGGGGTACCTGGCGAAGGACCGACGCGCGATCGAGCAGCGGCTCTTTCGCGGCGAACTCCTCGGGGTGGTGAGCACGAGCGCCCTCGAGTTGGGGATCGACGTCGGCGCCCTCGACGCGGCGGTGCTGGTCGGGTACCCGGGGACGATGGCAAGCGTCTGGCAGCGCACCGGGAGGGCGGGGCGGGGGACAGAGGCCTCCCTCTCGGTGCTCATCGGACTCGAAGATGCGCTGGACCAATATCTCATGCGGCGCCCGGCCTACTTTTTCGGGCGGCCGGTCGAGCACGCGACGGTCGACCCGGACAACCCCTACATCCTCGCGGCCCACCTTCGCTGCGCCGCGGCGGAGCTCGCGCTCGACGTGAGGGACGAGGCGTTGTTCGGGCCGCGGATGGCGGAGGTGGCGAGGGCGCTCGAGGGACTGGGGGAGCTTGTCCGCCGGCGGGAGAAGTGGCATCCGCGGACGCGCGCCTACCCGGCGCGCCAGGTCGACATCCGCGCGGCGTCCGGCGATGCCTACCGGATCGTGGAAGCCGAGTCCCGCCGGCTGCTCGGGACCGTGGACTCGTCGCGCGCGTTCGAGCAGGTGCACCCCGGGGCGATCTATCTGCACCAGGGTGAAGCATACCGCGTGCTGCGGTTGGACTTCGAGACGCACCACGCGCTGGTCGAGCGCGACGACGGCGGCTACTACACCGAGGCGCGGGTGCTCACGGATCTCACGATCACAGGCGAGCGGGCCTCCCGGCCGCTCGGCTCATCCGGCGTGACGGCCTGTTTCGGGGACGTCTGCGTCACGCAGCAGGTCATCGAATACCGTCGCAAGCAGCTGGCGAGCGAGACGGTGCTCGGCGTTCATCCGCTCGAGATGCCGGAGGAGGAGCTGCGCACGACCGCGCTCTGGCTGGTGCTCCCGCCCGCCGTCGCGGCGGGCGTCGGGGACCGGGGGCTCGATCTCGCGGGCGGGATCCACGCCGTCGAACACGCCGCGATCGGGATCCTGCCGCTCTTTGCGATGTGCGACCGGTGGGACATCGGCGGGGTGAGTTACCCCGTGCACCCCGAGACCGGCCGGGCGACGATCTTCATTTACGACGGGTATCCGGGCGGCGTCGGCGTGACGGAGAAGGGCTACGACCTGCTGGACGGCCTGCTCGCCCGGACGCTCGAGGTGATCGAGTCGTGTCCGTGCGAAGCCGGGTGTCCCTCCTGCATCCAGTCCCCGAAGTGCGGCAACCTGAACGAGCCGCTCGACAAAGCGGCGGCCGTGCACCTGCTTCGAGGGCTTCTCCGCGAGGCCGCTCCACCCGCGACACGATAA
- a CDS encoding DUF899 domain-containing protein has protein sequence MPDHHKVVSHEKWLEARRKFLAKEKAFTRVRDRLSRDRRNLPWERVDKPYVFEGRDGSETLPQLFAGRRQLVVYHFMFLPEWDAGCPNCSFWADNFDDQVIHLAHRDVTLVAISRAPYPKLANYEKRMGWSFKWLSSAGTDFNYDFGVSFHPEELARKRALYNYTMQNPGISDREGVSVFYKEGKTLYHTYSAYARGIDILNTAYNYLDLVPKGRDEQGHAFAQFWVRRRDEYR, from the coding sequence ATGCCGGACCACCATAAAGTCGTATCGCACGAGAAATGGCTGGAGGCGCGGCGGAAGTTCCTGGCCAAGGAGAAAGCGTTCACCCGCGTGCGCGACCGGCTGAGCCGCGACCGCCGCAACCTGCCCTGGGAACGCGTGGACAAGCCGTACGTCTTCGAAGGGCGGGACGGCAGCGAGACGCTGCCGCAGCTCTTTGCCGGGCGGCGCCAGCTCGTCGTCTACCACTTCATGTTCCTGCCGGAGTGGGACGCGGGATGCCCCAACTGCTCGTTCTGGGCCGACAACTTCGACGACCAGGTGATTCATCTGGCGCACCGGGACGTGACGCTGGTCGCGATCTCGCGCGCGCCCTACCCCAAGCTCGCGAACTACGAAAAGCGGATGGGCTGGTCCTTCAAGTGGCTGTCGTCGGCCGGGACGGACTTCAACTACGACTTCGGGGTCTCGTTCCACCCCGAGGAACTGGCCCGCAAGCGCGCCCTGTACAACTACACGATGCAGAACCCGGGAATCTCCGACCGCGAGGGCGTCAGCGTCTTCTACAAGGAGGGCAAGACACTCTATCATACCTACTCCGCGTACGCCCGTGGGATCGACATCCTGAACACCGCGTACAATTACCTCGACCTGGTGCCGAAAGGCCGCGACGAGCAGGGACACGCCTTCGCCCAGTTCTGGGTGCGCCGGCGCGACGAGTACCGCTAA
- a CDS encoding SRPBCC domain-containing protein: MATTTQESAVQTVEITKTEEIAAPIATVWEALLEQLGPGSELGPGQSMPMVLEAWPGGRWYRDLGRQSGHFWGHVQVIKPPALLEITGPLFMSYPAVSHVQYRLAEEGGRTRLTLLHRAIGRISADHQDGMNKGWAFIAGRIRERAERR, encoded by the coding sequence ATGGCGACGACCACGCAAGAGTCCGCGGTACAGACCGTCGAGATCACGAAAACGGAAGAGATCGCAGCGCCCATCGCGACCGTGTGGGAGGCGCTGCTCGAACAGCTGGGCCCCGGCAGCGAGCTGGGCCCCGGACAGTCGATGCCGATGGTCCTCGAGGCCTGGCCCGGCGGGCGGTGGTACCGCGACCTCGGCAGGCAGAGCGGCCACTTCTGGGGACACGTTCAGGTGATCAAGCCGCCGGCGCTGCTGGAGATTACGGGACCGCTCTTCATGTCGTATCCCGCGGTGTCCCACGTACAGTACCGGCTCGCGGAGGAAGGCGGCCGCACGCGGCTAACGCTCCTCCACCGGGCGATCGGGCGGATCAGCGCGGATCACCAGGATGGCATGAACAAGGGCTGGGCGTTTATCGCCGGGCGGATTCGCGAGCGCGCCGAGCGGCGGTGA